The genomic segment CCACTTGGAGGCGATCAACAAATAGGGGCGTATGTATCTGACAACAAAATTGATTTAGTTATTTTTCTGAGAGATCCTTTAACAGCACAGCCTCACGAACCCGATATATCAGCATTGTTAAGACTATGTGATGTTTATGAAATACCCTTGGCAACAAACCTTGGAACGAGTGAAGTGTTACTAAGAGGTTTAGGAAATGGTTTTATTGAATGGCGTAAAACACAACGTGAAGCCCAATTAAAAGAATTTGAATAAAAAAAGATGGAGTTGGGACAAAAGTCTCAAC from the Carnobacterium inhibens subsp. inhibens DSM 13024 genome contains:
- the mgsA gene encoding methylglyoxal synthase, with the translated sequence MNIAFIAHDKKKDEMVKLTTAYKEIIKDHQIFATGTTGQRIIDATGLEVHRFKSGPLGGDQQIGAYVSDNKIDLVIFLRDPLTAQPHEPDISALLRLCDVYEIPLATNLGTSEVLLRGLGNGFIEWRKTQREAQLKEFE